The DNA window ATTTGTTCTATCAAGCTGCCATTCCGTATCTACCCATACCCATCGATGACTATCGGCATCATCTATGTGAGGTAGTCTAAAACTAGACGGTTCGCTGCTTCTGTTCAGAAACTCGTCTGTCCACGAAGCCCTTTCATAACTTAGCATGCTGGAGGTCCAGCCAATACCCAGCCACCGTCTTTGATTTTCAAACAGCACATATACAAATTCAACAGATCTGTTTGCGTTCGTAAAGCTTTTGGCCACCAAGTTCGCAGCCTCCATGGCTTTGGAAAACGGATTTTGGTTCTTGTAAGTCAACCCACCGAAATCGAGTCCCGTCACGTAGAAAATAAACAGTCTGACAAGTTTAAACTGCCACAGGGCTTTTCTTATTGATTTGAAAATTGGTGCATGGTATGTCAGCACGTATAGTCCGAACACTAGAAGTAAATGTCGAGGGGTGAGGAAGATCTTCGAGATGATCATATATACGGGTGAAAAAAATGCCACCGTAAATAACAGTCTTCTGATATCCTGTTTATTCAGCACACTTATTGGTGCCAAGATCAAATCTGCTTTATGCGAAACACGCCCCATAACGTGGACGATATCGTCCAACGTCGGGTATGAGGTAATAGTAACATTCACATATTTATCCAGTAAAGAATACAGCCATATTATCACAATAATTAAAATATGACCGAAATACTCTGTCATCCATTCAAAATAGCACACGGTACCAGTATATGACAGTACCAACAAAACGCTCGGCAACAAGGTCCCATCTTCATTATTCCAGGTTAGGAGATTCAGTATCTTGTCTATCACGATCAAGTACGGGTACAGTTTGACCAGCGATACTGCAACGGTAGGCGGAGTCGGCGTGAGTAATGGTGAAGAGGATACAACAGTGATCTCATCCCCGCTGTCGTACTCCGTGTTTCCATCATTGTAGCCTGCCAATTGTTGTAACCGCCGTCTCCGTCTGCTTCTCCTCCCATCGCTGCTATTTCTCAACGGTTTTTTGAGTGCACTCTTGAGAGACTTCTTCGGTTGGGCAGGATGCCTACCTGCAACATCCGCTTGCATCTCTAGTTTTGTGACACTAGTCTATGGTTGTTGTGAGTTGAACTGCAAAGTCCTTTCACCGCCAGAAACAGCACCAAGAAGTTTAACAATATTTGATTTGGTGAAATTTACATATCGAGTATATCAGAGTCACGTTATGTAGTGGTAGACTTCGTGGTCATTAGGGTCTCGTTGAACATATTCCTTGTCTATAAGATGGTCAATGGAACGTTTGAATGTCTGTTTCGTTAATGTGAAGCGTTGCTCTACTAGTTTTTTCGCTTGGTCAAACAAATCGTCAAAGATCATTTGCCGAGAGGGTTTTAAGATCCTGACTATGGCAGCATTCGTAACAATAGTACGTTCCTTGTCCAACTGGGAGTTCTTATCTTGTACTGCATTCGATATCGTATTAGGGGAGATTACAGTTTGTATCCGTACCGATTTTGTTGCAGCGGTATATCTTTCATTTACGCGAAATGTGTCTGTCATTCGGATTGTCTTAGTATTCGGTTCCTTCAATAAGATTCTGTATCGTGGTGCAACAGCCAGTGTGACCAGTTGCTTGACTAGTTCCTGCTCTGGTAAATTTGTCAGTTGTTGTAATTTCTCGGTAGTTAGCTCGTCTTGCTCTTCAAACGCCAAAAAGATAAGACCTGCATAAAAGGACATTGCCAAATCATGACTACTTTTTTCGAATCGGTAACTTATCTCTATAAGTCCGAGTTTATGTGCCCAATTCAGCACCCTTTGGTTATACTTTTTGTTATATGCAACCTCCAAGTTTTCCTTTACTTTTTGCAACTCTCTTGGTAAAATTAAGTCCGCATCGAAATCGTTCAAGTTCTGAAATGGCCATGCTGTCATAGTTAAGACCTGTGGAATAAATTCAAATTGTTTTTCATGCTCAGGTAGCGACTTAAGCAACTCGCTAGATGTTGTTACGTCTCTTAGCATACTTTCCAACTTTAATGTAAAGAACGATCCCATCTCGTCTTTAATGCGATTAATCATGTACCTTTCCATATCGATGGTTGTTCTCTGGTGCAGTAGTCTTCTGGACAATTGCTGTTTATAAACATTCACAAACTCATCCTTTTCACTGAGAAATTTCAACAGCATGACCACATTTCCTAATTCTGCTTTTGATGGCTTAGACGCCTTCAACTGAACATCAAAATAGAGAGACACAAATTGCGCTGATTGCATCGGATCGTCTGCAAAAAAGTTAGATGTCGCATCACCTAATACACTTGCTATTGAGCTGCTATGGCCCTCATTGGCAGTGTTTGACGGAATACTCTCAGCGAAAGCCGCACCTTTTAAGAAGCTCGAATATTGCTCGAATTTTTCAACTAAATCAGATACCCACTTGGCAGCAGCTATGGCTTTCTTCCTTGTAACTTCATCAAGCTTTATACTGTAGAAGTCTCTTGAAATATAGTCCTTGACCCCCTCAACAAGGTCACGGCGATattcttcatcttctgATATCGAAGACAATCTTTGTAATAGTGTACGATCCTTCGAGGTCATCACCTCGTTAATTAGTTCTCCCAAAATGTCTTTAAGTTTACCACTTACAAAGGTATTCGTAAGGATATCGATGAGCTTGTGGGAAGAGTCTGGATTTATCAGTCCCTCCATGAAAGCTTTTTCAAACTTAATCATCGCCCCCATTTTCTCAAACGTTTGTAAAGCGGTATAATCTGTCCAGTCAACATTATTTCTATAGTATTCGCTACTCCTTTCGATTAATAAAGGTTCAAAAATGCCAGTGTAAAAGTGGTTGGGGTCATCATTTTTCTCAGCTGAGATAGTTTCCATCATATGGAATAAACTCTTCAGAACACTAATCTGAACTGCCTCAAGTACAAAAGACCGTTTTATTTGACCCTCATCCCGGGCATTATTAATGACTTTGATAATACTTTCATTCAAATTATCCTTTAAAGGGAATACCACGGTGTCTCTAAAAGCGTTTAGACCCAGATCAAAGACCTCCGGTATTCTCTGTGCATTACAGTACACTTTATCAAAGTATATCATCACATCTGCAACAAGTTTAAAACGTTTCGCCTCCCTCTCAAAAAACTGATCAAACTTGATTAGGAACGTCCAAGTTTGCTCTAATCCTTCCTCTTGATTTGGTGGGATTTCAGGCATCAGCGTTTCGACCATGCTTGACGTCAACCTTTCAACGAGGTACTCCTTTAAGTGCTTATAAAGTAGttctccattttcattGATGACAAGAGAGTACACCAACTTGTACAGGTCCTGGTACGAGACGTCCTCAATACAGTCAGTATAAATTTTATCGAGGccttccttcaaaacaagCCAGCTGTCACTAAATTTGCCGTTAGAGTTTGCCAGCACCTGCGGCACGGTAATTTTAATCCTCTTCGACAGTGCCATCAGGAAATTGGACCGTCAATTACCAGTGCTACTTCCCGTTTTCTGCACTATAAACCAAATCGCCTATTTTACCTATCAAGTTATTATTTGCACTTTTCTTTGACAAAAAGTAAGTTTGCTGCTGATGTTTTTCACATTAACGATGTTCAGCAGATCGACGTGTTCGTGTCAAGCGAAAACCATCGCAGTTAACCATCCTTAAATCTCAGAGAATGTCCTCCAACGACGTGTTCGATGTGTTAAAtatcaacaagaaatcGTCGACGCCGGTTCCCGCCCCCTCTGCCGGTAACCTGGCCGGTGTGGCGGGCAGCACCAATAAACCCAAACCACAAGTCACCGGGATGCAAAGAGAACTGTACAGTTTATTAGGTGAGAATCAACCCCCAGTTATGGTTGCTCAAACTTCTAGTCGATTCAAGGAGAAGCTCGCAGGCAAGCCTTCGCCTTGGAGCAAAACAGACTTTTTCAATGCTAGGAAGGATAATCCGTATAAATTGACCTTCCAGCACTGGATGAAGGGTTCAAAGGAATTGCTCGGTGATGAGCCTCAGGAGTCCACTTTCTTAAAGTTTGATCAACATTTCACTCTGCCAACGTTTACCAAAGAGGAATACGATGAATTTATGAAACCGCAAAACGacagttcttcaaacactgaagaaaatgaaaaccGGTGGAGCTTCGAGGAGGTTGACTACTTGATGCAGTTATGTAAAAAATACGATTTAAGGTGGTTTGTGATTGAAGATAGGTATAATTTTGGCGAATCGGTAAGGTCGCTGGAAGATTTAAAAGAACAGTTTTACGAGGTCTGCAGAAGGTACTTCGAGAATAAGGGCCCGGCGATGCCACTATTAAAATCATTGACCTTTGATAAATCGAAGGAGACAGACCGTAAGGCATATCTGCAACGTCTGCTGTCGAGGTCTGCGGCGGAAATCgctgaggaggaggcaTTGATAATTGAGTCTAGGAAGTTTGAAATGGCAGCtaagaaaactttgaatGACAGGGAGTCTCTCCTAAGACTACTGGATTCTCCTAATAGCAACAAGTCTGTGGTTCAGTACATGACATCCCAGGGAATGTCACTGCTGTATAGCAACATGTTGAATGATAAGTCAAAGAAACGTAAACATGAGGCCGGTGTTCCTGAGAACCCGTGGAtgaaacagcaacagcaattTGCACAGCAGAagcaacaactgcaacaactgcacGAGAAAAAGTTGACTGCGGAACAGGGGACAGATAGTGGTAGCGAGCAATCACCTCGTAAGACGAAAAGACAGAAACAAGAGTTGCAAAATGCAATAAAGCGGAAGTCAGAAGCACAATACGCCGAGTATTTGCTTCAGAGCTTTACAATGGAGGAGAGGAAGAACCTGGGGGTTATTGCGCACGGCGAAAAATTATCGCCAGGTGTCTTCCTACGGTCCACAAAGATATCTACCTTCAAGCCGGCTTTACAAAATAAAGTCTCTAGTACAATGCAGGAATTAGGATTGCCGCTAAGGCCTGCAATGCCGTCCTACGACGTGGTgcagaaggaggaagagcTGTTGAAAGCTATAGTCTCTCTCCtagagttgaagaaacagctcGATAAGCTAGAGGCTGAGAAGGCTATTAGGAGTTAGGAAGTAGTTTAATTAGAAATATAGACACAACACTATTGTAttcttttctctctcgttctctccctctctccctttctctttttcattGGTACATAAAATTCATAAGATAATAGGTTTTGAGCGCAGTTTACCACCCTTGAAATTTGTTAGTGCTCTGTGTTTCATATCGACCGTCTGGAGTAACCTCCATGCTTCCTCGATATGTTTTGGTTTCAGTGGATGTACAACGTCATCTGGGCCATCGAAGAGGCGCTTTTTATGATTTGGTAGGGTGGTCTTGGTCAGCTCAAGATCTTGGTCTCCAGATTTGGTGTTTTTGGCCTGTAGTGACTGTTCACGTTTCTTAATCTTCAACGCGGTCTCTGTTAGGGCACACACAATTTCAAATGTTAGAAACCCCAGAATATCAATCACATCATCGTGGGGTTTCCCCTCAGTAAGGTGTGAGATCCCAGACCAGTCTTTGAATCTTCTACCTTTTCTGAAGGTAAACGAAGCCTGTCTACAATCCGACCAGTGCACATACTCCTCCTTCGTCATATTTCGAGTTCTATCATCTGCTATTTTCAAACGTTTTAAAGTGGCAATATTGGCCTCTCTTTCGTCTTCATCTAGATTACTGTTATCATCGTTATTTTCCAAAGGTTGTTCATTAAACATAAATTGCAATTCCCATGGTAGCTTGATAGTGGATTTCTTGACTTTCATGAGCGCGCTGTCCTTTTCCGTTTTTTTCCCTgattcttcttcgtcaccTGCCCCCGGTCCCGCATTGCCACCTCCCGATCCACTAGTTGTGGGCAgtcctgctgctgcagcGGCATCCTGATCCTTTGCATTTTTCCTCAAATCCTTCCAAGACAGATAAGTCCTCAACCTGTTTACCTTCGCCTTATCATGCCtgatcaagaaaataaCATCCTCTGGGAGAACAGTCTTCCCCCCTCGCGAGTGCGCAGTTTTGTTTGCTTGTAAGAGAATTTCAATAACCTGGCCTCGAACCACATCCTCTATCAATGATGTGGTCTCTACGGGTGGGTCGTTCGCCTCACCAGAGACGAACATCATCTGTTGTATCTCAACCCTATACTTGTATTTATCATTACTCATATCAGCTTCGGAGTATGTAATGCAGTACTGGCCCTTCCAAGTCTATTGAACTCATCACTATTAAGGTCATCTAACCCATTTTCCCTCATGTAGGTTCTCCAGTACGAACCCTAACGGTTCAGCGGTGATACCCGGTCACTGATTTTcgaaagtgaaaaatttttcgacgcaaaaaaaaactgaaaaactttttttttcaaatatttAAACGCTTCACTTTTAAGTGGTCTCTATGCTGAGAAGTTTCGCTTCCCTTATGATtacttgttcttggaaaCAAATTAAAAATATAACCAAGATaattaaagaaaaaaatggctTTCACAGACTTCTCTAAAgttgaaactttgaaacaaTTGGACAGCAACTTGTCTGCCAACTCCTACGTCGAAGGGTAAGTTTACCTTTTTTTCCGTGGAAACTGCTTGGTTTCCAGTCGTGATCTTGAACAGACTAGATTCAGTTGATGCCGATGACTACTTGAAGAGTGTCCTTCTttactctcttttttccctcGCCCCGCCAGCCCGACctatttttgtttttgcCTCCACTTGTATTTAATATTTCCAAATGCAATTGTGCCGTTGACCGCTTTTTCATGAACATTGAAGTGtactatttttttattatgATGAACTTATTCTTTGGTCCGTGTTTATGACAGGAAGTAAGACCCCTGGTATGAGTGACACAAAAAGATGTGATTCGTTTCACGATAtctgattttttctttatcgtATTCTTCTAATGTATATGAATGAGCCGGTTtaaaacaacaaaaaacatTATAGCATGTGGTAATGGGGCCAATAAATAGCGAACTGTAGCATCGTAGTCATCTCGTATCTGTTTGTCTCGGTCTCTTCATTCTAGATCAGCTGGATTCTCTTGTGTCAAGCCGTACAAATAACTAACATTCATACAATCTTTACCATCCCCATGCTGTTGTGGATTACTTTGGTTTCGTTTTTTTTACAATCCAGTTTCACTCCATCTCAAGCAGATGttgaaactttcaaagcttTTGGGGCTGCGCTCCCAAACTTTGCGAAGTGGTTGAAACAAACCAGCAAACTTGTCCCAGAGTTTGAAACCCTTCCAGGTGGAGCCATtcaagaagaggacgacgaAGACGTCGACCTGTTCGGTTCTGACGACGAAGAGGCTGATGCCGAGGCCGAGAGGGTCAAGGCCGAAAGAATCGCTCAGTACAATGCCAAGAAGGCCAGCAAGCCACCTAAGCCAGCTGCCAAGTCCATTGTTACCATGGACGTCAAGCCATGGGACGACGAGACCGACATGGACCAATTGACCGCCAACGTCACCGCCATCGAAATGGACGGGTTGAACTGGGGTGCTCACAAGTTGATTCCAATCGGGTTCGGTATCAAGAAGTTGCAAATCAACTGTGTTGTCGAGGACGACAAGGTCTCTCTAGACGAATTGCAACAACagattgaagaagatgaggacCATGTCCAATCCACCGACATTGCTGCTATGCAAAAGTTGTAAGAGGTAGGCTCAACGATACTTCATCCTTTCCGGATGTTAGTGCTACTAACACTCTGTATAATTCATTAAAAGTATATATAGTATTTAAGGGAATTTCATATACATATAATATCCATAAACCTAACGCAATCATGGTGCGAACACGATTTGTTGTACTCTGCTCAAGTAAAAAATTATTACAACTTTTCGTCCATCCAAGCCAGCGTTTTTTGAATCCCTTCTTCAAGACCAACTCTTGGTTCGTAGCCTAGTAATCGTTTGGCTTTGCTGATGTTGTGGTAACGGTACGCACAGACAATCTTAACACGGAAAGGTGTTAATCCGGGTTCTTTGTGCAACAGACTAGAGAAGAACTCAGACAAATAACCTGCAAGGATGGCTACTGGTCTCTTTAGCACGATGACAAACTTGTCGATATGGTTGTCTGCCTTCCAGACTGTCCGCGCCAACGCCCAGAAGTATGATGGGGTGTCGTTAGTAATGAAAAATGTCTGTCCAGAAACTTCCAAAGCTGTCTCCGGGTCCAATATCTTTTTCGCTGCAAGAACATGCGCGTCGGCCACATTACCAGCGTAAGTCCAATCAAACAAATTATTGTTGTCACCAATTTGAAACTTCGATTGGCCTAACTTAGCAACCGCTCTAAGACCTGGAACCAGCTGTCTGTCACCAGGACCAAATATACCGGCTGGACGCAACGCTACTGTGTAGAAGCCGTGATCTGGGTCATTGGATTTCAAAACCATATCCTCAGCAATGGCCTTGGTTTCGTTGTACGCGTCCATAGGTTCCTCAGGGATCGGCCAAGTCTCATCCGCATTGTGCACATCCTGACCGTTGAAAATAACACCGGCAGAGGACGTATAAACCAAAGCTTTCACCTTCTGTTCACGGCAGACATCAATGACGTTTCTAGTACCTTGCACATTGACTAGTTGGTAAATGTCCGCTTTACCACCGTGAATTGGAGACGCCGCATGGACAACCACATTCGCATTGGCAAGTTTTATGGCATTCGACACATCTTCAGCTGAGGTCAAATCACCCTTGACAAATTCAATATCTTGCGAATTGAAGGTGAATTGCTTCGATAACTTTTCAGGTAGTGGTCTCACGTCGAAGACAGTGATTTGTGGTCTCCCTGAGGAGATCTCCACATCATAGAATTGCTGGATCAGATGCAGGCCGAGAAAGCCAGCACCACCGATAATTAGAACAGACGTGATCTCAGACATTTATCGTAGTACAATGCTTCGATAGTTCGCTGTTGACAGTGCTGCCTCAAGATGGTTCCAAAATGAAGTATGCAGTCCTTCATTTTCTAGATTcctttttttatataagaAATACTGCTGTTTCTTCGTTAAACGATATTTTCGAACGAGAGCTTTTTATACAAAAAGCCGATACACACGAGAAGAGAAGggggaagaacttgaaTATGAGGGAAGTATAGTTACCGCATAATAACCTGTCGTGACTGATCCATCCAATTATGATAACTCTATACACGTGCTTGTGAGCGCTAGGTATTCCTATGCTTACAGTTGTGAACATACATATTTACCTAAGGAAGTTCAATCCGAAGCTTGCAACTTCTGTAACGTCATTAAATATGTTAAATGCCTATGTGCACTTACCCATATCAATGCGGTAACTATCTGTTTCTAATACGCGCtaatttcattttcagTACGACCTGTGAAGGTTTTCACATTCATCATATATAGAAACACAAGCAAACTTAATTCTATGAAGGGGAAGCTGACCGGCCACACTTGTTCCATAAGGGATTAGTGCAGCCGCTCGACTAATGCGGGGAGCATATGTTCGACGTACGTAGGTAATACAATATTCAGCACCGTACTTAGCCCGATTCTACTTCTCGAAGGACCAACCGCTCCACTCAAAATCAGCGTAACATCTAAATTCATTAGACAGCCCATTACCATGCTCAGGATAGAAGGTAGTCACCTTCGTCTCTGGGTAAACCTTAGCGATGATTGCATGCATCCGTTCACCAGTGGACGAAATCAAACGACGCGCTCTTACACCGTTTTTGGTTTTTAAGTCAACATTTGGTGATAGTAATTCTCTGGCGGTTATAGATGCTGTAGTAAATTTTTTATAAATTCATTGAATGTTAGTAAAACTGTGTAAAACTTTGgacaaacaacagcaaATTGTTACATACATTTTGTCTGACAATCCTCATTCAAAAAAGGTGGGTCAATCAATAGTCGGTCGACTTTGTGCTTAATCGGAGACTCGAAATCAAGTGGTTTATTGTAATCGTAAAAGGTAAAATGTTCTTTTCCAGCTAACAATTCAAAGCgtttgtcaaattcaaacAGATATATATGCTCAGTAGGAATGCTTGATGGatcctttttcttgataGCGGCATACACGGAGGGTGCACTGACCACTGCAATAACGGTATTCTCATCAGCGCCTTCCAATAGAGCATCGGCCAATTTTTCAGCAGTAGAATCACTGTACCAAAATTGTGACAGCTGCCAgtcttctttgaacagctTCATGccctcttctctttttaATCTCTGATATTCCTCATCTGTCTGGTCACTCAATTTGGCAAATCGTTCCTCatgctgttgctgctccTGCTGGAACTCCGCCAATGCGGCTAGCGCATGAGCCGATAGTTGCAGTTCGTTCTCAATATCGGAGTCAACCATAACTAAAGATGCAAAAATGCGATGCTTTTGATCTGTCTAGTCTCTGCGTGCAAGACTTCTCGAAAATCCGAATGTATTGCCGATTGATTGCTcgagaaacaaaaaatgaataaaaagaaaaatcttagaatattttgaagcaaGTTTCGGCAATATTGAAACCTAAAAATTTCGAAGTGTAAAATGCGATCTGCATACACCGAAGCTGGGAAAAATAACAGGGGTTCTCAAATTTCACCTATTTATCTGAATAGCACCCTGATAAAAGCAAATATAGCATTGTACACTTGTTATTCATTTATGATCCTCACTCATTGATCGAGTAAGGCTACCCTGTTCCTTCAGCTGCCCATATGTGTAGATTTCTAAGACTATAAAGGATGTCTTTAACTTCGGGAGACATAGTGTATATGATAAGTGACGCACTGGTTCACCCTCTTATATATTGTACATAAGTGATGAAGACGTAAGgtcttcatccaacagaaaacttcttctgctATATCTCAGTTTGCGTCGGCATACTTTGTCTGTCACGTGCCATTCGTAATTGATGATGTGTCACAGGTTTGCTTCCTGCGCCCCGTCGCAACAATATGTATAGTGTATTTAGCATAAGCT is part of the Huiozyma naganishii CBS 8797 chromosome 4, complete genome genome and encodes:
- the PEX31 gene encoding peroxisome biogenesis protein (similar to Saccharomyces cerevisiae PEX31 (YGR004W) and PEX30 (YLR324W); ancestral locus Anc_4.140) produces the protein MQADVAGRHPAQPKKSLKSALKKPLRNSSDGRRSRRRRRLQQLAGYNDGNTEYDSGDEITVVSSSPLLTPTPPTVAVSLVKLYPYLIVIDKILNLLTWNNEDGTLLPSVLLVLSYTGTVCYFEWMTEYFGHILIIVIIWLYSLLDKYVNVTITSYPTLDDIVHVMGRVSHKADLILAPISVLNKQDIRRLLFTVAFFSPVYMIISKIFLTPRHLLLVFGLYVLTYHAPIFKSIRKALWQFKLVRLFIFYVTGLDFGGLTYKNQNPFSKAMEAANLVAKSFTNANRSVEFVYVLFENQRRWLGIGWTSSMLSYERASWTDEFLNRSSEPSSFRLPHIDDADSHRWVWVDTEWQLDRTNDGAIHLDESEPKLTSQPTLNDGFIYYDNTWNNQSSENTFTKYTRRRRWVRTAKLVNTSIEDAPPSKVVDEKENSSGGEVDKVSTHTPDEGTIRERKVSFSELQNVHIIPDDGYIR
- the CUL3 gene encoding cullin CUL3 (similar to Saccharomyces cerevisiae CUL3 (YGR003W); ancestral locus Anc_4.138), which produces MALSKRIKITVPQVLANSNGKFSDSWLVLKEGLDKIYTDCIEDVSYQDLYKLVYSLVINENGELLYKHLKEYLVERLTSSMVETLMPEIPPNQEEGLEQTWTFLIKFDQFFEREAKRFKLVADVMIYFDKVYCNAQRIPEVFDLGLNAFRDTVVFPLKDNLNESIIKVINNARDEGQIKRSFVLEAVQISVLKSLFHMMETISAEKNDDPNHFYTGIFEPLLIERSSEYYRNNVDWTDYTALQTFEKMGAMIKFEKAFMEGLINPDSSHKLIDILTNTFVSGKLKDILGELINEVMTSKDRTLLQRLSSISEDEEYRRDLVEGVKDYISRDFYSIKLDEVTRKKAIAAAKWVSDLVEKFEQYSSFLKGAAFAESIPSNTANEGHSSSIASVLGDATSNFFADDPMQSAQFVSLYFDVQLKASKPSKAELGNVVMLLKFLSEKDEFVNVYKQQLSRRLLHQRTTIDMERYMINRIKDEMGSFFTLKLESMLRDVTTSSELLKSLPEHEKQFEFIPQVLTMTAWPFQNLNDFDADLILPRELQKVKENLEVAYNKKYNQRVLNWAHKLGLIEISYRFEKSSHDLAMSFYAGLIFLAFEEQDELTTEKLQQLTNLPEQELVKQLVTLAVAPRYRILLKEPNTKTIRMTDTFRVNERYTAATKSVRIQTVISPNTISNAVQDKNSQLDKERTIVTNAAIVRILKPSRQMIFDDLFDQAKKLVEQRFTLTKQTFKRSIDHLIDKEYVQRDPNDHEVYHYIT
- the SWC4 gene encoding Swc4p (similar to Saccharomyces cerevisiae SWC4 (YGR002C); ancestral locus Anc_4.137): MSSNDVFDVLNINKKSSTPVPAPSAGNLAGVAGSTNKPKPQVTGMQRELYSLLGENQPPVMVAQTSSRFKEKLAGKPSPWSKTDFFNARKDNPYKLTFQHWMKGSKELLGDEPQESTFLKFDQHFTLPTFTKEEYDEFMKPQNDSSSNTEENENRWSFEEVDYLMQLCKKYDLRWFVIEDRYNFGESVRSLEDLKEQFYEVCRRYFENKGPAMPLLKSLTFDKSKETDRKAYLQRLLSRSAAEIAEEEALIIESRKFEMAAKKTLNDRESLLRLLDSPNSNKSVVQYMTSQGMSLLYSNMLNDKSKKRKHEAGVPENPWMKQQQQFAQQKQQLQQLHEKKLTAEQGTDSGSEQSPRKTKRQKQELQNAIKRKSEAQYAEYLLQSFTMEERKNLGVIAHGEKLSPGVFLRSTKISTFKPALQNKVSSTMQELGLPLRPAMPSYDVVQKEEELLKAIVSLLELKKQLDKLEAEKAIRS
- the SPT3 gene encoding transcriptional regulator SPT3 (similar to Saccharomyces cerevisiae SPT3 (YDR392W); ancestral locus Anc_5.480) produces the protein MSNDKYKYRVEIQQMMFVSGEANDPPVETTSLIEDVVRGQVIEILLQANKTAHSRGGKTVLPEDVIFLIRHDKAKVNRLRTYLSWKDLRKNAKDQDAAAAAGLPTTSGSGGGNAGPGAGDEEESGKKTEKDSALMKVKKSTIKLPWELQFMFNEQPLENNDDNSNLDEDEREANIATLKRLKIADDRTRNMTKEEYVHWSDCRQASFTFRKGRRFKDWSGISHLTEGKPHDDVIDILGFLTFEIVCALTETALKIKKREQSLQAKNTKSGDQDLELTKTTLPNHKKRLFDGPDDVVHPLKPKHIEEAWRLLQTVDMKHRALTNFKGGKLRSKPIIL
- the KNAG0D03420 gene encoding elongation factor 1-beta/delta (similar to Saccharomyces cerevisiae EFB1 (YAL003W); ancestral locus Anc_4.130) produces the protein MAFTDFSKVETLKQLDSNLSANSYVEGFTPSQADVETFKAFGAALPNFAKWLKQTSKLVPEFETLPGGAIQEEDDEDVDLFGSDDEEADAEAERVKAERIAQYNAKKASKPPKPAAKSIVTMDVKPWDDETDMDQLTANVTAIEMDGLNWGAHKLIPIGFGIKKLQINCVVEDDKVSLDELQQQIEEDEDHVQSTDIAAMQKL
- the ERG26 gene encoding sterol-4-alpha-carboxylate 3-dehydrogenase (decarboxylating) (similar to Saccharomyces cerevisiae ERG26 (YGL001C); ancestral locus Anc_4.126); protein product: MSEITSVLIIGGAGFLGLHLIQQFYDVEISSGRPQITVFDVRPLPEKLSKQFTFNSQDIEFVKGDLTSAEDVSNAIKLANANVVVHAASPIHGGKADIYQLVNVQGTRNVIDVCREQKVKALVYTSSAGVIFNGQDVHNADETWPIPEEPMDAYNETKAIAEDMVLKSNDPDHGFYTVALRPAGIFGPGDRQLVPGLRAVAKLGQSKFQIGDNNNLFDWTYAGNVADAHVLAAKKILDPETALEVSGQTFFITNDTPSYFWALARTVWKADNHIDKFVIVLKRPVAILAGYLSEFFSSLLHKEPGLTPFRVKIVCAYRYHNISKAKRLLGYEPRVGLEEGIQKTLAWMDEKL
- the EFM5 gene encoding protein-lysine N-methyltransferase (similar to Saccharomyces cerevisiae YGR001C; ancestral locus Anc_4.127) — encoded protein: MVDSDIENELQLSAHALAALAEFQQEQQQHEERFAKLSDQTDEEYQRLKREEGMKLFKEDWQLSQFWYSDSTAEKLADALLEGADENTVIAVVSAPSVYAAIKKKDPSSIPTEHIYLFEFDKRFELLAGKEHFTFYDYNKPLDFESPIKHKVDRLLIDPPFLNEDCQTKSSITARELLSPNVDLKTKNGVRARRLISSTGERMHAIIAKVYPETKVTTFYPEHGNGLSNEFRCYADFEWSGWSFEK